The segment CAGTACTCCGAGCGAAGGCACATTGATTCCTTGTCCAGGAGAGGGAGTTGATGAGGAAAATACACGGAATATTTTTATTGAAGGTGAGAACTTGGAAGTTCTAAAGCTTCTCCAAAAAAGTTACGCCAATAGAATCAAGATGATTTATATAGATCCTCCATATAATACGGGAAACGATTTTATCTATGAAGATGATTTTACAGAAACAATTGATGAATATTTGAAAAGGACAGGGCAATTAGATGAAGAAGCAAAGCCTGTTTCTATTAATTCCAAATCTGATGGGAGATTTCATTCTAAATGGCTAAATATGATGTATCCACGATTGCGTTTAGCAAGAAATCTTTTACGTGACGATGGGTTGATATTTGTAAGTATAGACGATAACGAAATTTATAATCTTAGAATGCTTATGAATGAGGTTTTTGGGGAAGAGAATTTTGTAGAGCAAATTTGCTGGAAGAATAAATATGGTGCAGGAGCTCAAACAAGAGGCTTTATTAGTGTGCACGAATATGTTTTATGTTACTCAAAAACTTTAATAAGCAATTTAGAATCTCCGTTAGACGAGGAAGCGAAAAAAGCTTACAATAAAAAAGATGACAAATATGAAAAACGAGGTGGGTATTTCACTCAACCATTGATGACTAATTCACTTGGCGATAGGCCGAATCTTCAATATTCAATTTATTATGATGGTGAAGAAATTGTACCTAATAAGCAATGGGTTTGGAGTCAAGAACGACTTTTATCGGCAATTGAAAGCAATGAAGTCGTATTTAATAAGCAAAAAGATGGCTCATATAGTGTTAGGTCTAAACAATATTTAAAAGATGAAAATGGAATAGAGCGAAAAGGAAAGCCACTCTCTGTTCTAAATGGCCCTTTTACTCAAGAGGGGACAGCGGATATCGCAGATTTGTTCGGATACAATCCATTCGGTTTTGTTAAACCTGTAAAACTAATTG is part of the Lacibacter sediminis genome and harbors:
- a CDS encoding site-specific DNA-methyltransferase translates to MAIERVKPAFHFEAERIEQLKQIAPEAFADGKINWETLQEALGTYLEEEDIAAEHFGLFWPGKRAARKIASTPSEGTLIPCPGEGVDEENTRNIFIEGENLEVLKLLQKSYANRIKMIYIDPPYNTGNDFIYEDDFTETIDEYLKRTGQLDEEAKPVSINSKSDGRFHSKWLNMMYPRLRLARNLLRDDGLIFVSIDDNEIYNLRMLMNEVFGEENFVEQICWKNKYGAGAQTRGFISVHEYVLCYSKTLISNLESPLDEEAKKAYNKKDDKYEKRGGYFTQPLMTNSLGDRPNLQYSIYYDGEEIVPNKQWVWSQERLLSAIESNEVVFNKQKDGSYSVRSKQYLKDENGIERKGKPLSVLNGPFTQEGTADIADLFGYNPFGFVKPVKLIEYLFSFVVNEKEDPEGIYLDFFAGSGTTGQAVMKLNNSLGFKRKYICVQMPAEIIEDSNGKRAAKDLKEKNKPTVISELTKERLRLASNQFNEGFKIYKLQKSNFNIWKNYSGSDLNELQKLFESNTTPLVEDWEPQNLLTEILLIEGFPLDSKIEVISDYKKNEVTMVTSNFCEHKLLVCLDKNVYAETIKNLQLDDDDIFICLDSAINDQDKVTLQDKGLIKTI